In one Myripristis murdjan chromosome 5, fMyrMur1.1, whole genome shotgun sequence genomic region, the following are encoded:
- the mybl2b gene encoding v-myb avian myeloblastosis viral oncogene homolog-like 2b isoform X1 — translation MSWTWTRGEDAEEGMYQDPDSDVVEQRDSGKVKVKWTQEEDDSLKALVQEVGPNDWKYIASFIPNHTEHQCQHRWFKVLDPDLVKGPWTKEEDEKVIELVNLYGNKQWAMVAKHLKGRLGKQCRERWHNHLNPDVKKSSWTAEEDLIIYKAHRLLGNRWAEIAKLLPGRTDNAVKNHWNSTIKRKLEMGFYAGEVFRPNELEEILARVSKEPQVAPCSDAGVDKEPEQKPTPSETATSAPRKTGQSEAGPSKAASSSKDGLSPKAEQEAGEASSTGWVVDSSGFLSPSGPALKEVMDMVEGDIDCWCNLAAFDLPEESQSPERHQFRLEGSALQELSKGSKGELIPISPGGVTPPSILNRKSRRRVSLSPDTSNSMTPKSTPVKILPFSPSQFFNMWTKQDTHDLENPSLTSTPVCSQKAIVTTPLQRDKTPLTQKENSVFITPNHKSELCTTPRTPTPFKNAMEKYGPLQPLPQTPNLEEDINEVILREAGVELVVAGASPPLPRRKTMHRPPMKKVRKSLALDVMDCQEMTTAKQKSVKSEPKHSIKEETSLSAPLNSSSFCTKREDNILDQGFLMGPSESTIFPSMTPPTLMSKEWETVVCGQTKDQLIMTEKARRYLRSLKSSAPSRALILS, via the exons ATGTCCTGGACGTGGACGCGCGG TGAGGATGCAGAGGAAGGCATGTATCAGGACCCGGACTCTGATGTGGTAGAACAGAGAGACTCTGGAAAAGTGAAGGTGAAATGGACCCAGGAAGAG GATGACAGCCTCAAGGCTCTGGTTCAAGAAGTGGGACCAAATGATTGGAAATACATCGCCAGCTTCATACCA aATCACACTGAACACCAGTGTCAGCACCGCTGGTTCAAGGTCCTGGATCCAGATTTGGTCAAAGGTCCTTGGAccaaagaggaagatgagaag GTCATAGAGCTTGTTAACCTCTATGGCAACAAACAGTGGGCCATGGTCGCCAAGCATTTGAAGGGCAGACTGGGGAAACAGTGCAGGGAGCGCTGGCACAACCACCTCAACCCCGACGTGAAGAAGTCGTCGTGGACAGCCGAGGAGGACCTCATCATCTACAAGGCTCACCGTCTGCTCGGAAACCGCTGGGCTGAGATTGCTAAGCTGCTCCCTGGCAG GACAGATAATGCTGTCAAGAATCACTGGAATTCTACCATCAAACGCAAGTTAGAGATGGGCTTCTACGCTGGAGAGGTCTTCAGGCCGAATGAACTTGAGGAGATTTTGGCCCGGGTCAGTAAAGAGCCACAG GTTGCCCCATGCTCTGATGCTGGTGTGGACAAGGAGCCGGAGCAGAAACCTACACCTTCA GAGACAGCCACTTCAGCCCCCAGAAAAACTGGCCAGAGTGAGGCAGGGCCCTCAAAAGCTGCTTCCTCTTCCAAGGACGGGCTGAGTCCCAAGGCTGAACAGGAGGCAGGAGAGGCCAGCTCCACCGGCTGGGTGGTGGACAGCTCTGGCTTTCTCTCCCCATCAGGACCAGCACTGAAGGAAGTGATGGACATGGTGGAAGGG GATATCGACTGTTGGTGCAACTTGGCAGCCTTTGACCTCCCTGAGGAGAGTCAGAGCCCAGAGCGCCACCAGTTTCGCCTGGAGGGCAGCGCCTTGCAGGAGCTGAGCAAAGGCAGCAAGGGCGAGCTCATCCCCATCTCGCCCGGAGGGGTCACTCCACCCTCCATACTGAACCGGAAAAGCCGCCGACGCGTCAGCTTGTCTCCTGACACTAGCAACTCCATGACCCCCAAGAGCACTCCTGTCAAAATCCTGCCCTTCTCTCCGTCACAA TTCTTCAACATGTGGACCAAACAGGACACTCACGACCTGGAGAACCCGTCCCTCACCTCCACGCCAGTGTGCAGCCAGAAAGCCATCGTCACCACGCCGCTGCAGCGTGACAAGACGCCCCTCACTCAGAAGGAAAATTCTGT GTTTATTACACCCAACCACAAGTCTGAGCTCTGTACGACTCCACGGACTCCAACACCGTTCAAAAATGCCATGGAGAAGTACGGGCCTCTGCAACCTCTG CCTCAGACTCCTAACTTGGAAGAGGACATAAACGAGGTCATTCTCAGGGAGGCTGGGGTTGAGTTGGTGGTGGCGGGTGCCAGTCCGCCCCTGCCCCGACGCAAAACTATG CATCGACCTCCTATGAAGAAAGTGCGTAAATCCTTGGCGCTGGATGTCATGGACTGCCAAGAGATGACGACAGCCAAACAGAAGTCGGTCAAGTCTGAACCCAAACACAGCATCAAG GAGGAAACTTCACTCTCTGCTCCCCTGAACTCGTCATCCTTCTGCACCAAAAGAGAGGACAACATTCTGGATCAGGGCTTCCTCATGGGACCAAGCGAGAGCACCATATTTCCCAGCATGACACCCCCGACTCTA ATGTCTAAAGAGTGGGAGACCGTCGTGTGCGGGCAAACGAAAGACCAGCTCATTATGACCGAGAAAGCCAGACGCTACCTACGCTCACTCAAGTCCAGCGCTCCCAGCCGGGCTCTCATTTTgtcctga
- the ift52 gene encoding intraflagellar transport protein 52 homolog, with amino-acid sequence MEKEQRNTVVFNASKRELFTANSGYKSLQKRLRAQWKIQSFKDELSPEKLKGVKLWITAGPREKFTASEMEVLKQYLNGGGDILVMLGEGGETKYDTNINFLLEEFGIMVNNDAVVRNVYYKYFHPKEALVSNGVLNREISRAAGKVVTGIIEEENSGNNSQALTFVYPYGATLNVIKPAVAVLSTGSVCFPLNRPVLAFYQAKERGKLAVLGSCHMFSDQYLDKEENSKIMDVVLQWLMTDNIQLNQIDAEDPEITDYNMLPDTGRLSEQLRVCLQEGDENPRDFTSLFDMSLLKLSTDTLPQVISSYKQLHVKHEPLQLITPQFETPLPQLQPAVFPPAFRDLPPPMLELFDLDEAFSSEKVRLAQLTNKCTDDDLEFYVRKCGEILGVTAKLDKDQRDAKHILEHIFFQIVEFKKLNQEHDIDTEAQFPLSD; translated from the exons ATGGAGAAGGAGCAACGCAACACTGTCGTTTTTAATGCTTCAAAAAGAGAGCTGTTCACCGCCAACAGTGGCTACAAGTCCCTGCAGAAGAGGCTGAGGGCTCAGTGGAAGATCCAAAg TTTTAAAGATGAGCTGTCTCCGGAGAAGCTGAAGGGTGTCAAGCTGTGGATAACTGCCGGCCCAAGAGAGAAGTTCACAGCATCAGAG ATGGAGGTGTTGAAGCAGTACCTGAATGGAGGAGGAGATATCCTTGTCATGCTCGGTGaaggaggagaaacaaaataCGACACCAACATCAACTTTCTCCTGGAGGAATTTGGGATAATGGTCAACAATG ATGCAGTGGTGAGGAATGTTTATTACAAGTACTTCCACCCTAAAGAGGCACTGGTGTCCAACGGTGTGTTGAACag AGAGATCAGTCGGGCTGCTGGCAAAGTGGTCACAGGAATCATTGAAGaggaaaactctggaaacaattcaca gGCTCTCACATTCGTGTATCCGTATGGCGCAACGCTGAATGTGATCAAGCCTGCTGTGGCTGTCCTTTCAACTGGCTCAGTCTGCTTCCCCCTGAACAGGCCCGTCCTGGCCTTCTATCAGGCCAAG GAGCGTGGCAAGTTGGCAGTGCTGGGTTCCTGTCACATGTTCAGTGACCAGTACTTGGACAAAGAGGAGAACAGTAAAATAATG GATGTTGTGCTCCAGTGGCTCATGACTGATAATATTCAGCTGAATCAAATTGACGCAGAAGACCCGGAG ATCACAGACTACAATATGTTACCAGACACAGGGCGCTTGTCAGAACAACTTCGAGTCTGCTTGCAAGAGGGCGATGAAAACCCGAGGGACTTCACCtctctctttgatatgtctttACTCAAGTTGTCCACTGACACTTTACCACAAGTCATCAG ctCTTATAAGCAGCTACATGTTAAACATGAGCCACTCCAGCTGATCACTCCACAGTTTGAGACCCCGCTGCCTCAGCTACAGCCCGCT GTCTTCCCACCTGCTTTCAGAGATTTGCCTCCGCCCATGCTTGAGCTCTTTGATCTAGATGAAGCATTCTCCTCTGAGAAAGTGCGCTTAGCACAGCTCACTAACAAAT GTACAGACGATGATCTTGAGTTTTATGTGCGGAAATGTGGTGAAATCCTGGGGGTGACTGCCAAGTTGGACAAAGACCAAAGAGATGCCAAACACATCTTGGAGCACATTTTCTTCCAGATAGTAGAGTTCAAGAAGCTCAATCAG GAACATGACATCGACACAGAGGCACAATTTCCCCTTTCTGATTAG
- the rpn2 gene encoding dolichyl-diphosphooligosaccharide--protein glycosyltransferase subunit 2 — MARYRLLGLFLLSLALVGAQALTPSHHLSLSDVARLHSFLSQSFTDLESAYYSIVGLTKLGANVADQREACQFLKSQLDPTSVDSLFFAAEASKALSGCEIPVSNETRDILLAAVSEDSTVAQIHRAVGALSSLGLPLASQEVVAALTARINKEDNVMAITLALHTAARLSAQADFVGILEEIEDLTARLDDLGGVYLQFEEGLEATALFVTAAYALSDHVDMEPPLKEDQVIQLVNSIFSKKSWDSLAEAFSVASAAAAFSSNRFHVPVIVSAQGPATVSHSQPTLQLLVTDVLSQPLASASVLVESAYAVASKSVILSQAPFTLNDGVFELNFMSSQPASGYYQFTVAVTGDSRLIANHVELKVKVSTEVAITNMDLSVVDKDQSIGTKTTRVDYPSKAKSSFTADSHQNFAMSFQLVDVNTGVELTPHQTFVRLHNQKTGQEVVFVAEPDSKNLYKFELDTAERKSEFDSISGTYSLYLIVGDATLENPILWNVADVVLKFLDEEAPATVQPKTLYVPKPEIQHLFRKPEKKPPTVVSNTFTALVLSPFLLLLILWFKLGANISNFSFSPSSILFHIGHAAMLGLMYVYWTHLNMFQTLKYLAIIGSLTFLAGNRMLAQKAVKRMANK, encoded by the exons ATGGCCCGGTATA GGTTGTTGGGGTTGTTTCTGCTCAGCCTCGCTCTGGTCGGAGCCCAGGCGCTCACACCGTCCCACCACCTGTCCCTGTCCGATGTGGCCAGACTGCACAGCTTCCTGAGCCAGAGCTTCACAGACCTCGAATCTGCCTACTACTCTATTGTTGGTCTGACCAAGCTTGGAGCAAATGTCGCCGACCAAAGA gAAGCGTGCCAATTCCTCAAGTCCCAGCTAGATCCCACAAGTGTTGACTCTCTCTTCTTTGCTGCCGAGGCCAGTAAGGCCCTATCAGGATGTGAG ATCCCTGTGTCAAACGAAACTCGCGACATTCTTCTGGCAGCGGTCAGCGAAGACTCGACTGTGGCTCAGATCCATCGGGCCGTGGGTGCGCTTAGCTCCCTGGGGCTTCCTCTTGCATCCCAGGAAGTTGTTGCCGCTCTGACAGCTCGCATCAACAAGGAGGACAACGTCATGGC CATCACCTTGGCTCTGCACACGGCAGCCCGTCTCTCCGCGCAGGCCGATTTTGTAGGAATCCTGGAGGAGATTGAG GATCTGACAGCTCGTTTGGATGATCTGGGCGGCGTCTACCTGCAGTTTGAAGAGGGACTCGAGGCGACGGCCCTGTTTGTGACCGCTGCCTACGCGCTGTCAGATCACGTGGATATGGAGCCCCCTCTAAAGGAG GACCAGGTCATCCAGCTGGTGAACTCCATCTTCAGCAAGAAGTCCTGGGACTCTCTGGCTGAGGCTTTCAGTGTGGCAAGTGCTGCCGCCGCCTTCTCCAGCAACCGCTTCCATGTGCCAGTTATTGTCAGCGCTCAGGGCCCAGCCACAGTGTCCCACAGCCAGCCAACCTTGCAG CTTCTTGTTACTGATGTCCTGTCTCAACCCCTGGCTTCAGCCAGTGTGCTGGTGGAGTCCGCTTATGCTGTGGCCTCCAAGAGCGTCATACTCAGTCAAGCACCTTTCACCCTCAATGA CGGCGTCTTTGAACTGAACTTCATGTCCAGCCAGCCGGCCAGTGGATATTACCAGTTCACTGTGGCAGTGACAGGGGATAGCCGACTAATTGCCAATCATGTTGAG ctgaaagtgaaagtgtCCACTGAGGTGGCCATCACTAATATGGATCTGTCTGTCGTGGATAAGGACCAGAGTATCGGCACAAAGACCACCAg GGTGGACTATCCCTCCAAAGCCAAGAGCTCCTTCACCGCAGACAGCCACCAGAACTTTGCCATGTCCTTCCAGCTGGTTGACGTCAACACCGGAGTGGAGCTCACGCCTCATCAG ACTTTTGTCCGGCTGCACAATCAGAAAACTGGCCAAGAGGTTGTGTTTGTGGCTGAGCCAGACAGTAAGAACCTCTACAAGTTTGAGTTGGACACAGCGGAGAGGAAATCTGAGTTCGACTCCATCTCTGGCACTTACTCCCTCTACCTCATCGTTGGAGACGCTACCCTGGAGAACCCGATTCTGTGGAATGTG GCGGATGTCGTTCTGAAGTTCCTGGATGAGGAGGCCCCAGCTACTGTTCAGCCGAAGACACTTTACGTGCCCAAACCAGAAATCCAG CACTTATTCAGGAAACCGGAGAAGAAGCCTCCCACTGTGGTTTCCAACACCTTCACTGCCCTCGTCCTTTCTCCCTTCCTGTTACTGCTCATCCTG TGGTTTAAGCTCGGAGCCAACATCTCCAACTTCAGCTTCTCTCCCAGCTCCATTCTCTTCCACATAGGACATGCAG CCATGCTGGGTCTGATGTATGTTTACTGGACCCACCTCAACATGTTCCAGACCCTCAAGTACCTGGCCATCATCGGCAGTCTAACCTTCCTCGCCGGGAACCGCATGCTGGCTCAGAAAGCAGTCAAGAG AATGGCAAACAAATGA
- the mybl2b gene encoding v-myb avian myeloblastosis viral oncogene homolog-like 2b isoform X3: protein MYQDPDSDVVEQRDSGKVKVKWTQEEDDSLKALVQEVGPNDWKYIASFIPNHTEHQCQHRWFKVLDPDLVKGPWTKEEDEKVIELVNLYGNKQWAMVAKHLKGRLGKQCRERWHNHLNPDVKKSSWTAEEDLIIYKAHRLLGNRWAEIAKLLPGRTDNAVKNHWNSTIKRKLEMGFYAGEVFRPNELEEILARVSKEPQVAPCSDAGVDKEPEQKPTPSETATSAPRKTGQSEAGPSKAASSSKDGLSPKAEQEAGEASSTGWVVDSSGFLSPSGPALKEVMDMVEGDIDCWCNLAAFDLPEESQSPERHQFRLEGSALQELSKGSKGELIPISPGGVTPPSILNRKSRRRVSLSPDTSNSMTPKSTPVKILPFSPSQFFNMWTKQDTHDLENPSLTSTPVCSQKAIVTTPLQRDKTPLTQKENSVFITPNHKSELCTTPRTPTPFKNAMEKYGPLQPLPQTPNLEEDINEVILREAGVELVVAGASPPLPRRKTMHRPPMKKVRKSLALDVMDCQEMTTAKQKSVKSEPKHSIKEETSLSAPLNSSSFCTKREDNILDQGFLMGPSESTIFPSMTPPTLMSKEWETVVCGQTKDQLIMTEKARRYLRSLKSSAPSRALILS, encoded by the exons ATGTATCAGGACCCGGACTCTGATGTGGTAGAACAGAGAGACTCTGGAAAAGTGAAGGTGAAATGGACCCAGGAAGAG GATGACAGCCTCAAGGCTCTGGTTCAAGAAGTGGGACCAAATGATTGGAAATACATCGCCAGCTTCATACCA aATCACACTGAACACCAGTGTCAGCACCGCTGGTTCAAGGTCCTGGATCCAGATTTGGTCAAAGGTCCTTGGAccaaagaggaagatgagaag GTCATAGAGCTTGTTAACCTCTATGGCAACAAACAGTGGGCCATGGTCGCCAAGCATTTGAAGGGCAGACTGGGGAAACAGTGCAGGGAGCGCTGGCACAACCACCTCAACCCCGACGTGAAGAAGTCGTCGTGGACAGCCGAGGAGGACCTCATCATCTACAAGGCTCACCGTCTGCTCGGAAACCGCTGGGCTGAGATTGCTAAGCTGCTCCCTGGCAG GACAGATAATGCTGTCAAGAATCACTGGAATTCTACCATCAAACGCAAGTTAGAGATGGGCTTCTACGCTGGAGAGGTCTTCAGGCCGAATGAACTTGAGGAGATTTTGGCCCGGGTCAGTAAAGAGCCACAG GTTGCCCCATGCTCTGATGCTGGTGTGGACAAGGAGCCGGAGCAGAAACCTACACCTTCA GAGACAGCCACTTCAGCCCCCAGAAAAACTGGCCAGAGTGAGGCAGGGCCCTCAAAAGCTGCTTCCTCTTCCAAGGACGGGCTGAGTCCCAAGGCTGAACAGGAGGCAGGAGAGGCCAGCTCCACCGGCTGGGTGGTGGACAGCTCTGGCTTTCTCTCCCCATCAGGACCAGCACTGAAGGAAGTGATGGACATGGTGGAAGGG GATATCGACTGTTGGTGCAACTTGGCAGCCTTTGACCTCCCTGAGGAGAGTCAGAGCCCAGAGCGCCACCAGTTTCGCCTGGAGGGCAGCGCCTTGCAGGAGCTGAGCAAAGGCAGCAAGGGCGAGCTCATCCCCATCTCGCCCGGAGGGGTCACTCCACCCTCCATACTGAACCGGAAAAGCCGCCGACGCGTCAGCTTGTCTCCTGACACTAGCAACTCCATGACCCCCAAGAGCACTCCTGTCAAAATCCTGCCCTTCTCTCCGTCACAA TTCTTCAACATGTGGACCAAACAGGACACTCACGACCTGGAGAACCCGTCCCTCACCTCCACGCCAGTGTGCAGCCAGAAAGCCATCGTCACCACGCCGCTGCAGCGTGACAAGACGCCCCTCACTCAGAAGGAAAATTCTGT GTTTATTACACCCAACCACAAGTCTGAGCTCTGTACGACTCCACGGACTCCAACACCGTTCAAAAATGCCATGGAGAAGTACGGGCCTCTGCAACCTCTG CCTCAGACTCCTAACTTGGAAGAGGACATAAACGAGGTCATTCTCAGGGAGGCTGGGGTTGAGTTGGTGGTGGCGGGTGCCAGTCCGCCCCTGCCCCGACGCAAAACTATG CATCGACCTCCTATGAAGAAAGTGCGTAAATCCTTGGCGCTGGATGTCATGGACTGCCAAGAGATGACGACAGCCAAACAGAAGTCGGTCAAGTCTGAACCCAAACACAGCATCAAG GAGGAAACTTCACTCTCTGCTCCCCTGAACTCGTCATCCTTCTGCACCAAAAGAGAGGACAACATTCTGGATCAGGGCTTCCTCATGGGACCAAGCGAGAGCACCATATTTCCCAGCATGACACCCCCGACTCTA ATGTCTAAAGAGTGGGAGACCGTCGTGTGCGGGCAAACGAAAGACCAGCTCATTATGACCGAGAAAGCCAGACGCTACCTACGCTCACTCAAGTCCAGCGCTCCCAGCCGGGCTCTCATTTTgtcctga
- the LOC115359644 gene encoding uncharacterized protein LOC115359644 produces the protein MTLMRVLILMSLVSPVFTCDLTSKIAAVKKGSTGIHQPKDTTMESFVISDMNSFECMSPSELDKNFFGEQSLPSALSLEQLSSSRVSNDLVVEGSEAKPCALPSLCLLSDSMSPSKAFPVSSSTCQESQTPHLTVPLQGNSSTPHELLQKEKLGGSFDQQCYIDLMATQISWDVSLIKPNNNSPKLCMESSSLESTWSPKPQSVQGFLAETSSPTGQESPITHI, from the exons atgacattaatgaggGTCCTGATACTGATGTCATTAGtatcacctgtgtttacctgcgaCTTGACGTcaaaaatagctgctgtgaaaaaagggtCTACTGGCATTCATCAGCCCAAAGACACAACCATGGAGAGTTTTGTCATTTCAG aTATGAACAGCTTTGAGTGTATGTCTCCATCAGAGCTGGACAAGAACTTTTTTGGGGAACAGAGTTTGCCGTCTGCTCTGTCGCTGGAACAACTGTCCTCATCCAGAGTTTCGAATGACTTGGTGGTGGAGGGATCTGAGGCCAAGCCATGCGCTTTGCCTTCCCTGTGCCTGTTGTCAGACTCCATGTCCCCCTCTAAGGCTTTTCCTGTGAGCTCCTCCACCTGTCAGGAGAGCCAGACTCCTCACCTCACTGTGCCTCTGCAGGGTAACTCCTCCACTCCCCACGAGCTCcttcaaaaggaaaaactgGGAGGTTCTTTTGACCAGCAGTGTTATATTGATCTCATGGCCACACAAATCTCGTGGGATGTTTCTCTGATTAAACCGAACAATAACAGCCCCAAGCTCTGCATGGAGTCCAGCAGTCTGGAGTCGACTTGGAGTCCAAAACCTCAGTCGGTGCAGGGTTTTCTGGCTGAGACTTCCTCCCCAACTGGTCAGGAATCTCCCATCACCCACATATAA
- the mybl2b gene encoding v-myb avian myeloblastosis viral oncogene homolog-like 2b isoform X2, giving the protein MSWTWTRGEDAEEGMYQDPDSDVVEQRDSGKVKVKWTQEEDDSLKALVQEVGPNDWKYIASFIPNHTEHQCQHRWFKVLDPDLVKGPWTKEEDEKVIELVNLYGNKQWAMVAKHLKGRLGKQCRERWHNHLNPDVKKSSWTAEEDLIIYKAHRLLGNRWAEIAKLLPGRTDNAVKNHWNSTIKRKLEMGFYAGEVFRPNELEEILARVAPCSDAGVDKEPEQKPTPSETATSAPRKTGQSEAGPSKAASSSKDGLSPKAEQEAGEASSTGWVVDSSGFLSPSGPALKEVMDMVEGDIDCWCNLAAFDLPEESQSPERHQFRLEGSALQELSKGSKGELIPISPGGVTPPSILNRKSRRRVSLSPDTSNSMTPKSTPVKILPFSPSQFFNMWTKQDTHDLENPSLTSTPVCSQKAIVTTPLQRDKTPLTQKENSVFITPNHKSELCTTPRTPTPFKNAMEKYGPLQPLPQTPNLEEDINEVILREAGVELVVAGASPPLPRRKTMHRPPMKKVRKSLALDVMDCQEMTTAKQKSVKSEPKHSIKEETSLSAPLNSSSFCTKREDNILDQGFLMGPSESTIFPSMTPPTLMSKEWETVVCGQTKDQLIMTEKARRYLRSLKSSAPSRALILS; this is encoded by the exons ATGTCCTGGACGTGGACGCGCGG TGAGGATGCAGAGGAAGGCATGTATCAGGACCCGGACTCTGATGTGGTAGAACAGAGAGACTCTGGAAAAGTGAAGGTGAAATGGACCCAGGAAGAG GATGACAGCCTCAAGGCTCTGGTTCAAGAAGTGGGACCAAATGATTGGAAATACATCGCCAGCTTCATACCA aATCACACTGAACACCAGTGTCAGCACCGCTGGTTCAAGGTCCTGGATCCAGATTTGGTCAAAGGTCCTTGGAccaaagaggaagatgagaag GTCATAGAGCTTGTTAACCTCTATGGCAACAAACAGTGGGCCATGGTCGCCAAGCATTTGAAGGGCAGACTGGGGAAACAGTGCAGGGAGCGCTGGCACAACCACCTCAACCCCGACGTGAAGAAGTCGTCGTGGACAGCCGAGGAGGACCTCATCATCTACAAGGCTCACCGTCTGCTCGGAAACCGCTGGGCTGAGATTGCTAAGCTGCTCCCTGGCAG GACAGATAATGCTGTCAAGAATCACTGGAATTCTACCATCAAACGCAAGTTAGAGATGGGCTTCTACGCTGGAGAGGTCTTCAGGCCGAATGAACTTGAGGAGATTTTGGCCCGG GTTGCCCCATGCTCTGATGCTGGTGTGGACAAGGAGCCGGAGCAGAAACCTACACCTTCA GAGACAGCCACTTCAGCCCCCAGAAAAACTGGCCAGAGTGAGGCAGGGCCCTCAAAAGCTGCTTCCTCTTCCAAGGACGGGCTGAGTCCCAAGGCTGAACAGGAGGCAGGAGAGGCCAGCTCCACCGGCTGGGTGGTGGACAGCTCTGGCTTTCTCTCCCCATCAGGACCAGCACTGAAGGAAGTGATGGACATGGTGGAAGGG GATATCGACTGTTGGTGCAACTTGGCAGCCTTTGACCTCCCTGAGGAGAGTCAGAGCCCAGAGCGCCACCAGTTTCGCCTGGAGGGCAGCGCCTTGCAGGAGCTGAGCAAAGGCAGCAAGGGCGAGCTCATCCCCATCTCGCCCGGAGGGGTCACTCCACCCTCCATACTGAACCGGAAAAGCCGCCGACGCGTCAGCTTGTCTCCTGACACTAGCAACTCCATGACCCCCAAGAGCACTCCTGTCAAAATCCTGCCCTTCTCTCCGTCACAA TTCTTCAACATGTGGACCAAACAGGACACTCACGACCTGGAGAACCCGTCCCTCACCTCCACGCCAGTGTGCAGCCAGAAAGCCATCGTCACCACGCCGCTGCAGCGTGACAAGACGCCCCTCACTCAGAAGGAAAATTCTGT GTTTATTACACCCAACCACAAGTCTGAGCTCTGTACGACTCCACGGACTCCAACACCGTTCAAAAATGCCATGGAGAAGTACGGGCCTCTGCAACCTCTG CCTCAGACTCCTAACTTGGAAGAGGACATAAACGAGGTCATTCTCAGGGAGGCTGGGGTTGAGTTGGTGGTGGCGGGTGCCAGTCCGCCCCTGCCCCGACGCAAAACTATG CATCGACCTCCTATGAAGAAAGTGCGTAAATCCTTGGCGCTGGATGTCATGGACTGCCAAGAGATGACGACAGCCAAACAGAAGTCGGTCAAGTCTGAACCCAAACACAGCATCAAG GAGGAAACTTCACTCTCTGCTCCCCTGAACTCGTCATCCTTCTGCACCAAAAGAGAGGACAACATTCTGGATCAGGGCTTCCTCATGGGACCAAGCGAGAGCACCATATTTCCCAGCATGACACCCCCGACTCTA ATGTCTAAAGAGTGGGAGACCGTCGTGTGCGGGCAAACGAAAGACCAGCTCATTATGACCGAGAAAGCCAGACGCTACCTACGCTCACTCAAGTCCAGCGCTCCCAGCCGGGCTCTCATTTTgtcctga